A region of Streptosporangiales bacterium DNA encodes the following proteins:
- the secE gene encoding preprotein translocase subunit SecE produces the protein MLPLTAKRGWRAGFGRCGRVEDRVTDTKGEAKPAKRRDDDEFVPPGVLRSFFRAPGVFYRECVAELRKVVWPTRQQVFTYTSVVLVFVLIMIGIVTGLDFVFGKGVLQIFQ, from the coding sequence GTGCTGCCTCTGACGGCGAAGAGAGGTTGGCGAGCCGGTTTCGGCCGGTGCGGACGAGTAGAGGATCGAGTGACCGACACGAAGGGCGAGGCCAAGCCCGCCAAGCGGAGGGACGACGACGAGTTCGTCCCGCCCGGCGTGCTGCGCAGCTTCTTCCGGGCGCCCGGCGTCTTCTACCGGGAGTGCGTGGCCGAGTTGCGCAAGGTCGTCTGGCCGACGCGGCAGCAGGTCTTCACGTACACCTCGGTGGTGCTCGTCTTCGTCCTCATCATGATCGGCATCGTCACCGGCCTCGACTTCGTCTTCGGGAAGGGCGTGCTGCAGATCTTCCAGTGA
- the rplL gene encoding 50S ribosomal protein L7/L12, producing the protein MAKLSTDELLDAFKEMTLLELSDFVKQFEDTFDVTAAAPTAVAVAAPTGGGEAAAVEEQDEFDVVLDTAGDKKIQVIKEVRGLTNLGLREAKELVEGAPKPILEKVDKEAAEKAKEALEGAGGTVSIK; encoded by the coding sequence ATGGCGAAGCTCAGCACCGACGAGCTGCTCGACGCGTTCAAGGAGATGACGCTGCTCGAGCTCAGTGACTTCGTGAAGCAGTTCGAGGACACCTTCGACGTCACCGCAGCGGCCCCGACCGCGGTCGCGGTGGCCGCCCCTACCGGTGGCGGCGAGGCCGCGGCCGTCGAGGAGCAGGACGAGTTCGACGTCGTCCTCGACACTGCCGGCGACAAGAAGATCCAGGTCATCAAGGAGGTGCGCGGACTCACCAACCTCGGCCTGCGCGAGGCCAAGGAGCTGGTTGAGGGCGCGCCGAAGCCGATCCTGGAGAAGGTCGACAAGGAGGCCGCCGAGAAGGCCAAGGAGGCGCTCGAGGGCGCCGGCGGCACTGTCTCGATCAAGTAA
- a CDS encoding adenosine deaminase, translating to MRRRLEALPKAHLHLHFTGSMRHSTLVELADEHGIRLPDVLRDEWPPQLSAADERGWFRFQRLYDTARSVLRTEADVRRLVREAAEDDGHDGSGWLEIQVDPSGYANQFGGLTVFTELVLDAAREASQATGVGIGVVIAANRMRHQMDARTLARLAAQYAGRGVVGFGLSNDERRGQARDFDRAFHIAARAELLSLPHGGELCGPRSVRECLDSLGARRVGHGIRAVEDHALVERLARDGVTLEVCPWSNVSLGVYGKPADVPLRRLYDAGVRIALGADDPLLFGPRLAEQYALARDELGFTDSELAELARQSVTGSAAPDDVRARLLAGIDDWLAGPDPAP from the coding sequence GTGCGCAGACGGCTCGAGGCGCTGCCCAAGGCGCACCTCCACCTGCATTTCACCGGCTCGATGCGGCACTCGACCCTCGTCGAGCTCGCCGACGAGCACGGCATCAGGCTGCCCGACGTACTGCGCGACGAGTGGCCGCCGCAGCTGTCCGCGGCCGACGAGCGCGGCTGGTTCAGGTTCCAGCGACTGTACGACACCGCGCGCTCGGTGCTGCGTACCGAGGCGGACGTCAGGCGGCTGGTGCGCGAGGCGGCCGAGGACGACGGGCACGACGGCTCCGGCTGGCTGGAGATCCAGGTCGACCCGTCCGGCTACGCGAACCAGTTCGGCGGGCTGACGGTGTTCACCGAGCTCGTCCTCGACGCCGCCCGCGAGGCGAGCCAGGCCACCGGCGTCGGCATCGGCGTGGTCATCGCGGCGAACCGGATGCGCCACCAGATGGACGCCCGTACCCTCGCCCGGCTGGCCGCCCAGTACGCCGGCCGCGGCGTGGTGGGCTTCGGCCTGTCGAACGACGAGCGCCGCGGCCAGGCGCGCGACTTCGACCGCGCCTTCCACATCGCCGCGCGGGCGGAGTTGCTCAGCCTGCCGCACGGCGGCGAGCTCTGCGGTCCGCGCAGCGTCAGGGAGTGCCTCGACTCCCTCGGCGCCCGGCGGGTGGGGCACGGCATCAGGGCCGTCGAGGACCACGCGCTCGTCGAGCGGCTCGCCCGCGACGGCGTCACGCTCGAGGTGTGCCCGTGGTCGAACGTCTCGCTCGGCGTCTACGGCAAGCCGGCCGACGTACCACTGCGCCGGCTCTACGACGCCGGCGTCCGGATCGCGCTCGGCGCCGACGACCCGCTGCTGTTCGGACCCCGGCTGGCCGAGCAGTACGCGCTCGCCCGCGACGAGCTCGGCTTCACCGACTCGGAGCTCGCCGAGCTGGCGCGGCAGTCGGTGACGGGTTCTGCGGCACCCGACGACGTCCGCGCGCGGCTGCTCGCCGGCATCGACGACTGGCTCGCGGGGCCCGATCCCGCCCCGTAG
- the rplA gene encoding 50S ribosomal protein L1 yields MKRSKNYRNAVAKVDTSTAYSPTEAIKLVKDGAASSKFDQTVDVAVCLGVDPRKADQMVRGTVNLPHGTGKTARVLVLAGGQKADEAIEAGADHVGTDDLIERIQGGWLDFDAVVATPDLMGKVGRLGRVLGPRGLMPNPKTGTVTMDVAKAVGDIKGGKIEFRVDRHGNLHFVIGKASFGEEQLAENYAAAVEEVLRLKPATSKGRYVKRITMSSTMGPGVPVGPSGRTSGKAA; encoded by the coding sequence ATGAAGCGCTCCAAGAACTACCGCAATGCGGTCGCGAAGGTCGACACCAGCACGGCGTACTCGCCCACGGAGGCGATCAAGCTGGTGAAGGACGGCGCGGCGAGCAGCAAGTTCGACCAGACCGTCGACGTCGCCGTCTGTCTCGGCGTCGACCCGCGGAAGGCGGACCAGATGGTCCGCGGCACCGTCAACCTGCCGCACGGCACCGGCAAGACCGCCAGGGTGCTGGTGCTGGCCGGCGGCCAGAAGGCCGACGAGGCGATCGAGGCCGGCGCCGACCACGTCGGAACCGACGACCTGATCGAGCGGATCCAGGGCGGCTGGCTGGACTTCGACGCGGTCGTCGCCACCCCCGACCTGATGGGCAAGGTCGGCCGGCTCGGCCGGGTGCTCGGCCCGCGCGGCCTGATGCCGAACCCGAAGACCGGCACCGTGACCATGGACGTCGCGAAGGCCGTCGGCGACATCAAGGGCGGCAAGATCGAGTTCCGCGTCGACCGGCACGGCAACCTGCACTTCGTCATCGGCAAGGCGTCGTTCGGCGAGGAGCAGCTCGCGGAGAACTACGCGGCCGCCGTCGAAGAGGTGCTCAGGCTGAAGCCGGCCACCTCCAAGGGCCGGTACGTCAAGCGGATCACCATGTCGTCGACGATGGGCCCCGGCGTCCCCGTTGGCCCCAGCGGCCGCACGTCCGGCAAGGCCGCCTGA
- the rplK gene encoding 50S ribosomal protein L11, with product MAPKKKLSAVIKLQIQAGQATPAPPVGPALGQHGVNIMEFCKAYNAATEQQRGNVVPVEISVYEDRSFTFVTKTPPAAELLKKAAGLDKGSGDALKTKVGSVTQDQLREIARTKMDDLNANDEEQAAKIIAGTARSMGLTVAD from the coding sequence ATGGCTCCCAAGAAGAAGCTCAGCGCCGTCATCAAGCTGCAGATCCAGGCCGGGCAGGCGACGCCGGCCCCGCCGGTCGGCCCCGCGTTGGGTCAGCACGGCGTCAACATCATGGAGTTCTGCAAGGCGTACAACGCGGCGACCGAGCAGCAGCGCGGCAACGTCGTGCCGGTCGAGATCTCCGTGTACGAGGACCGGTCGTTCACCTTCGTGACCAAGACCCCGCCCGCGGCGGAGTTGCTGAAGAAGGCGGCCGGCCTGGACAAGGGCAGCGGCGACGCGCTCAAGACCAAGGTCGGCTCGGTCACCCAGGACCAGCTGCGTGAGATCGCCAGGACGAAGATGGACGACCTCAACGCGAACGACGAGGAGCAGGCGGCGAAGATCATCGCCGGCACCGCGCGTTCGATGGGGCTCACTGTCGCCGACTGA
- a CDS encoding aminotransferase class I/II-fold pyridoxal phosphate-dependent enzyme, whose product MSSASVASKAVRVSARLGAIAESATLAVDAKAKALKAQGRPVIGFGAGEPDFPTPDHVVEAAVAACRDPKNHKYTPAGGLPELREALVAKTARDSGYEVAANQVLVTNGGKQAVYEAFAALLDPGDEVLLPTPYWTTYPESIKLAGGVPVMVHTDESTGYHVSVDQLEAARTDRTKVLLFCSPSNPTGAVHTPAEIEEIGRWAVQHGLWVVADEIYEHLVYGDATFASMPVEVPDLADRCVVVNGVAKTYAMTGWRVGWMIGPTDVIKAATNLHSHAASNVSNVSQRAALAAVAGDLEAVSEMRAAFDRRRQKIVSMLREIPGVDCPEPEGAFYVYPSVRGLLGKKIRGRVANTSIELAEIALEEAEVAVVPGEAFGTDGYLRFSYALGDDDLVEGVSRLQRLFGEAE is encoded by the coding sequence ATGAGCAGTGCATCCGTCGCATCCAAAGCTGTCCGCGTCTCCGCTAGGCTCGGCGCCATCGCCGAGTCCGCCACCTTGGCCGTCGACGCCAAGGCCAAGGCGCTGAAGGCGCAGGGCCGCCCGGTCATCGGCTTCGGCGCCGGTGAACCCGACTTCCCCACCCCCGACCACGTCGTGGAGGCGGCGGTCGCCGCCTGCCGTGACCCGAAGAACCACAAGTACACGCCGGCCGGCGGCCTGCCCGAGCTGCGCGAGGCGCTGGTGGCGAAGACGGCCAGGGACTCCGGCTACGAGGTGGCCGCCAACCAGGTCCTGGTCACCAACGGCGGCAAGCAGGCCGTCTACGAGGCGTTCGCCGCGCTCCTCGACCCGGGCGACGAGGTGCTGCTGCCCACCCCGTACTGGACCACCTACCCGGAGTCGATCAAGCTCGCCGGCGGCGTGCCGGTCATGGTGCACACCGACGAGTCCACCGGCTACCACGTGTCGGTCGACCAGCTGGAGGCCGCGCGCACCGACCGCACGAAGGTGCTGCTCTTCTGCTCGCCGAGCAACCCGACGGGCGCGGTGCACACGCCCGCGGAGATCGAGGAGATCGGCCGCTGGGCCGTCCAGCACGGCCTGTGGGTGGTGGCCGACGAGATCTACGAGCACCTCGTCTACGGCGACGCGACGTTCGCGTCCATGCCGGTCGAGGTGCCGGACCTGGCCGACCGCTGCGTGGTGGTGAACGGCGTCGCGAAGACGTACGCCATGACCGGCTGGCGGGTCGGCTGGATGATCGGCCCCACCGACGTCATCAAGGCCGCGACCAACCTGCACTCGCACGCGGCGAGCAACGTCTCTAACGTGTCGCAGCGGGCCGCGCTCGCCGCGGTCGCCGGCGACCTTGAGGCCGTCAGCGAGATGCGCGCCGCGTTCGACCGCCGCCGGCAGAAGATCGTGTCGATGCTGCGGGAGATCCCCGGCGTGGACTGCCCAGAGCCCGAGGGCGCCTTCTACGTGTACCCGTCGGTGCGGGGGCTGCTCGGCAAGAAGATCCGCGGCCGGGTGGCGAACACGTCGATCGAGCTGGCCGAGATCGCGCTCGAAGAGGCCGAGGTCGCCGTCGTGCCCGGCGAGGCGTTCGGCACCGACGGCTACCTGCGGTTCTCGTACGCGCTCGGCGACGACGACCTGGTCGAGGGCGTCTCGCGGCTGCAGCGGCTGTTCGGCGAAGCCGAGTAA
- the rplJ gene encoding 50S ribosomal protein L10, with product MQRSDKVTAVAELTDAFRAADAAVLTEYRGLTVAQLAQLRRALGGDTSYRVVKNTLTKIATKEAGVEAFDGLLEGPSAIAFVKGDPVEAAKSLRDFAKDNPQLVVKGGLVEGRPLSPAELTQLADLESREVLLSKLAGAMKASLSGAAALFQAPLAGAARMTEAYRAKVEQAGGAAAAPADAETADEGSTAE from the coding sequence ATGCAGAGGTCTGACAAGGTGACCGCGGTCGCCGAGCTCACGGACGCATTCCGTGCGGCCGACGCTGCCGTGCTCACCGAGTACCGTGGTCTCACCGTCGCGCAACTCGCCCAGCTGCGGCGCGCGCTCGGTGGGGACACGTCCTATCGGGTCGTCAAGAACACCCTCACCAAGATCGCCACCAAGGAAGCAGGCGTCGAAGCGTTCGACGGACTGCTCGAAGGTCCGAGCGCTATCGCGTTCGTCAAGGGTGACCCGGTCGAGGCGGCCAAGAGCCTCCGCGACTTCGCCAAGGACAACCCGCAGCTTGTGGTCAAGGGCGGGCTCGTCGAGGGGCGGCCGCTGTCACCTGCCGAGCTGACCCAGTTGGCCGATCTGGAGTCCCGCGAAGTACTGCTCAGCAAGCTCGCCGGCGCGATGAAGGCCTCGCTGTCCGGTGCTGCGGCGCTGTTCCAGGCCCCGCTCGCCGGAGCCGCAAGGATGACCGAGGCGTACCGCGCCAAGGTCGAGCAGGCAGGTGGCGCCGCTGCGGCACCTGCGGACGCGGAGACCGCCGACGAGGGTTCGACGGCCGAGTAA
- the nusG gene encoding transcription termination/antitermination protein NusG, whose translation MLPDDTRQQAESTDEAGQPSVADAADEAGYDEQAAEAPGAADAAAEAEAEAETATAGADETVAADEAEETLAVDTAAAAAAGADEDDDPLAELRERLRSGVGHWYVVHTYAGYENRVKANVESRISSLNMEDYIFEVAVPTQEVTEVKSGKRQQVTQKMLPGYVLVRIDLTDESWAVVRHTPGVTGFVGVGNQPAPLSTDEVVALLAPAVEKKEAKEAPKSVAFEAGESVTVMEGPFATLPATISEVNLDSQKLKVLVSIFGRETPVELSFDQVQKI comes from the coding sequence ATGCTGCCGGACGACACACGCCAGCAGGCGGAGTCGACCGATGAGGCCGGACAGCCGTCTGTCGCCGACGCCGCCGACGAGGCCGGCTACGACGAGCAGGCGGCGGAGGCCCCCGGCGCCGCCGACGCTGCCGCGGAGGCAGAGGCGGAAGCAGAGACGGCGACCGCAGGTGCGGACGAGACCGTCGCCGCGGACGAGGCGGAAGAGACCCTCGCCGTGGACACCGCCGCCGCAGCGGCCGCAGGTGCGGACGAGGACGACGACCCGCTGGCCGAGCTGCGCGAGCGGCTGCGCTCCGGGGTCGGCCACTGGTACGTCGTCCACACCTACGCCGGGTACGAGAACCGGGTGAAGGCGAACGTCGAGAGCCGCATCAGCTCGCTGAACATGGAGGACTACATCTTCGAGGTCGCGGTTCCGACCCAGGAGGTGACCGAGGTCAAGAGCGGCAAGCGCCAGCAGGTGACGCAGAAGATGCTCCCCGGCTACGTGCTCGTCCGCATCGACCTGACCGACGAGTCCTGGGCGGTCGTGCGGCACACGCCGGGCGTCACCGGGTTCGTCGGGGTCGGCAACCAGCCGGCGCCGCTGTCCACCGACGAGGTGGTCGCGCTGCTGGCGCCGGCGGTGGAGAAGAAGGAGGCCAAGGAGGCGCCGAAGTCCGTCGCCTTCGAGGCGGGCGAGTCGGTCACCGTCATGGAGGGCCCGTTCGCCACGCTGCCGGCCACGATCAGCGAGGTCAACCTCGACTCGCAGAAGCTCAAGGTGCTGGTGTCGATCTTCGGTCGGGAGACACCTGTGGAGCTTTCTTTCGACCAAGTGCAGAAGATCTGA
- a CDS encoding GPP34 family phosphoprotein has protein sequence MELTLAEELTLLAYDDDTGKSKADMYLEYGIGGALLAELALRGAVTLADKKVTVVDDTPPGDPLLDDALAKIAASTPRRPQHWVDRLHRGAKKATLARLVERGLLREESGKVLLVIPFTTYPAEDGGPEREVRQRLHDAVVVGTVPQPRTATLAMLVGACEMGKHVFPEVSRRDLKRKLNDLAAGDWAAAATKKVIDTIRAAVLTTVTTTAATAGTSNS, from the coding sequence ATGGAGCTGACGCTTGCCGAAGAGCTGACTCTGCTGGCGTACGACGACGACACCGGCAAGTCCAAGGCGGACATGTACCTGGAGTACGGCATCGGCGGGGCGCTGCTGGCCGAGCTGGCGCTGCGTGGCGCGGTCACGCTGGCGGACAAGAAGGTCACCGTCGTCGACGACACCCCGCCCGGCGACCCGCTGCTCGACGACGCGCTGGCGAAGATCGCCGCGAGCACGCCGCGGCGGCCGCAGCACTGGGTGGACCGGCTGCACCGGGGCGCGAAGAAGGCCACCCTGGCGCGTCTGGTGGAACGTGGCCTGCTGCGCGAGGAGAGCGGCAAGGTGCTGCTGGTGATCCCGTTCACCACGTACCCGGCGGAGGACGGCGGACCGGAGCGCGAGGTGCGTCAGCGTCTGCACGACGCGGTCGTGGTCGGCACGGTGCCGCAGCCCCGTACGGCGACGCTGGCGATGCTCGTCGGCGCCTGCGAGATGGGCAAGCACGTCTTCCCCGAGGTGTCGCGCCGCGACCTGAAGCGGAAGCTGAACGACCTGGCCGCCGGCGACTGGGCCGCCGCGGCCACGAAGAAGGTGATCGACACCATCCGCGCCGCCGTCCTGACCACCGTGACCACGACCGCCGCCACCGCAGGCACGAGCAACAGCTGA